The window CAACTTTTTCGATGTGCTGCGTTTCCCCGAACTTGACGGAATCGGTGGTGCGGTTGATCTAAGCCGAAACGGTCAGTTGCTTGCGATCGGAGCCGAATTCGACAGTTTGCCGTCGCCCGGCGATGCCGGCGTGCGACCAAGCGTCGGCAGTGTTTCCTTGATCGGTTTCGGTGGAGGCGGCGAATCGTTCCCACTGACCGGTGATTTGGCGTTCAGCGATTTCCCCGCCGACACCACCTTCATTGACCCCGATGACATCGTGGCGATCTTGAACGCGGGCAACGATCTGGTTCTGCAGTTCAGCAACGACTTAGAAATTCGATCCGACATCACCACCGCGATGATGGGTGTTGGCACGCTGACCATTCAGACGGGACGTAGCATCAATGTTCTGCCCGGAACCGGCATCAACGTTGCCGACGGTTCGCTGAATCTAGAGATCAATTCCACTTCCGCTCTCACTTCGCAAACGGATTTGGCCCACTGGTTGATCAACAGCGGCAGGTCGCGATACGACTGCACCCAGGTGGAATACACCTCGCCAATGATGGTTTCCGAGGTGGGTCGAACGATCAGGGGTTCCTCCAGGGGGCTGCCCGGTTTCAGGCCTCCTTCGCCATCTGCCACAAGGCGCGAATGGGTGACCACCGCACATTCCTTGGCAAACCCTTCCACGTGTTTGGCTTCTTTTTCGATGAAACTTTTGGGGATGAAGAGCGGAAAATACGCGTTCTCATGCCCCGTATCCTTGAACATCTGATCGAGTTCACGCTGCATGTTTTCCCAAAGCGCGTAGCCCCAGGGTTTGATCACCATGCAACCGCGCACCGGTGAATTTTCGGCAAGCTCGGCAGCTCGAATGACCTGTTGGTACCATTGCGGAAAATCTTCCTGACGGGTGGGAGTGATCGCGGTTTGTGGTTTTGCAGCCATAGTGCTTTCACCGAATCCCAGAATTCCGGCCCGCGCAATTCAAAAAAAGTGTGACCACGAGGCAGTTCAATAGCCCGTGCGGTTCGGAATCGCCTCGTAGTTTGCCAGGAGTTTGAGCGCGTCGCTCTCGCAGAGCTGCTCTCGCGGAATGCGCCGATCTTTCGGAGCTTTTTGGATCTCGCGGTGAAAGTGCACATCATCAAATCCCACTCTCGCAGCATCACCAATGCTAAACCCGTAATAGATGCGATCCAAGCGGGCCCAATAAATCGCCCCCAAACACATCGGACAGGGTTCACCTGTTGTGTAGATCTCGCATCCCTCAAGGTGAAATTTCCCGAGACGATGACAGGCATCGCGGATCGCCATGACTTCTCCATGTGCAGTCGGGTCTTTTTGACTGAGCACCTGATTCCATCCTTCCCCCACGATAACTCCGTTCTGGACCACTACCGCGCCAAAGGGACCGCCACTGCCTTCCTGCATTCCCTCTCTTGCAAGTTCGATAGCTCGCAGCATAAACGCTTCCTTCACGATGCACCTCCGTCAGATGAGATTTGGGGAACGTTCCACAGGATGCCCGCCATGCCCAGCAGGAGCAGATCGCGAACAATGGCAGCGGGTTGTCCTTCCACAAAATCAATCGGACCCAGGCATCCACAATTCAGGTCAATGCCCTGCAGCCACGTCCAGGAAAGCGCAAAAATAAACGCAGCCAGCAAAATGCCCGACAGCAACACCGCCACCCGCATGCGCATGCCACTAAGCACGCCAAATCCCACCATCACTTCCAGCGCTGGCAGGTAGTGAGCCGCCACCCCGGATGCCACCTGCCCCACGATCTGGTAGGTCAGAATCTCTTGCTGGAATGCACCCGCATCCAACAGTTTAATGCCCCCTGCGAGCAGGAAAAATCCTCCCAGCCCCAGGCGACTGATCCAGTGAGCGACTAGCGTGAGCGTTGCCATGCCTTCCATCCTCCAAAGAGCACCCACACCTCAGGCAGCCCCACTTCCTCCCGCAATCGCCGCGCGACCGCGTGACTTGCATCACAGACCTCAGAGTCGCAATACACAACCACCCTTGCCCCGGGTTGCCAGCGCTCCAGCAATCCCATCAGCTCAGCATCAAAGCCAGATTCGGACAACCAGACCGCTCCGGGAACGTGCTCGGCGTCGTAGGATTCACGGTTCCGCGCATCTACCCAGAGCACCTCACCTGGCCATTGCTCAAGATCCTGCAATCGCAGCTCGCCTTCAGCAGGTTGAGGGGCTTCCCAACTCGCAGGTGATGGATGCCAGAGCACGCTCGCACCCGCCAACAGACAGGGAAAGATTCCGTACCAGAGCAGTGCTTTCATCAGATTCCTTCCGTGATGTGTTTCGCGCGATGGCGATCAACTGCTCTTCATGAATGCGTAGGCGTGAAAAACGCGCTGTTTCAAACTTACCGGAGCGTCAATAGTGACCTTCAGAATAGCCCGGAAAAACGGCTCGCTTCCCTCTGGAATCTCGGGTTGAAGCCACACCCGAAAGCGGCGTTCTCCCACAGGTTCCCAGCGCAATTTCAGCTGCTCGGTATCTGCTTCAATGGAGGTGATCGACACGTCCAGATCGGTATCCGTGACCAGATCAATGCTTTGCTCGGGGTATGTCTCCGCTCCTTTCGTCCAGTAGACAAAGCGGGGTTCGACTTTGAGCACATGCGGGATGTACACCTTGATCTGCAGGTTGTGCTCCACATCCGATGCTTCATCCGTTTGCACCGAAATGTATTTCTCCTGTGCTCCAATCCGCGATCCAAAATCAAAATGTGCCTCAATCCTGCCCGATTCTCCCGGCTGATAGGTGCGCTTCTCCAGCTTGGCTGTGGTGCAGCCGCAAGAGGAGCGAATCGAACTCAGGGTGACGGGCTGTTCCCCTACGACTTTGAAGTGAAACTCAGCAGACACCGACTCATCTGTCACCTTCGCCTCATATTCAAACACAGTGGAATCCCACTCCAACTTCGCCTGCCCTGCTGCAGTCAGCAGAAACGGCAGCAACAGTCCCGACAGGGAGCGCAACAGTCCACACCTTTGCCAAAGATTCATGCACCCAACATGCAAACCACCGGGCAGGCTTGCAAGTCACTTGATCGAATTCGGAAGCATCTGCTTTCGAAACTGCGACGGTGTGACTCCAATGTGCTCTTTGAATACGGTTGCAAATCGTATGGCACTTGAAAATCCGCACTGCCGTCCAACCGACTGAATGCTCTGACTCCCATCGCACAACAACTCGCGGGCCCGCTCAATGCGAGTGCGACGCAGGTGCATCAGCGGTGTCACGCCAAGGTCCTCCCGAAACCGTCGCTCCAGTACGGATCGGCTGACTTTTAATGCCTTGATCACGCTCTCCACGTTGATGGGGGTTGCAAAATTGTTCTGGATGAACTGCACGGCCTCACCGACCACGGGATCGCTGACGACAAAGGTATTGGAGCTTTCGCGCATGATCAGACCTGTCGGTTCAAACTTTCGGTGGCGTACTTCCGCTGCCTTTCCGCGCTCCCTTTCCCTCAATAACCGCACCAGTTCGGCAGCGGCGTCATGTCCCATTTTCTCAAAAGGGATTCGGATGCTTGAAAGTCCCGGATTGGAGATCTTGCAGAGCAATTCATCATCATTGGTGCCAATGATGGCCAGTTGCTCAGGAACGGAACGCCCCAGTTCAAGCGCAGCACGGCAGCATTCATAAGCGAGGCAATCATTGATCGCATAGAGTCCCGTGCGATGCGGCAGTGAAACAATCCAGTGCCGAATCTTCTGACGCAAATGCCGCAGATCTTCCGCTGTCGTCGGCTCCTGCCCTGACAGGTCAGGTGTCAGAAACAGAAACGGTGCGATGCCCTTTGAGCGCAACGCATCACAAAACGCAGCCTGACGCGCTGCCGAGCGGCGGTGCCCCATGTGCCCCACAAATGCCACCGACTTGAACCCTCTCTCCGTCAGTACAGATGCCGCAAGGCTCGCGACAGCGATTTCATCGATGGCGAGGGTGCTCACCCCCTCTTGAAACTCGCTGCAACCCACAACCACCGTCGGCAATTGCCTGGCGACCGTCAACAGGAGGGTTTCGTCACATCGCCCCGAATCGAGCACCATCGCTCCGGCAAACAGAGTTTCAGTCACCTTGCCTGCATCGAACCCCTGCAAGCATTCAAACGGGGAAAGCGTCCACTCCGAATCGTTTCGCAGGAAACCCGCCATCCCCAGCAACATGCGCTTGCTCCAGGAACTCGGCTGGCAGAAGACAGCAAGATTGCGCGGGGTCGATGATGGGGAGGCAGATTGGGAACCGGACAAAGCATTTTTCATGAAGTCAGATCGAAGGTGTCAAATAGCCAAAAATTTCTAGAGACTGGCTGCTGGGCGGGGTTGATCGACCAACAGCTGCGCGCGGGACGGACGGCGCTGGATGTAGAAAAACGGAAAGTTGGGTCAACAACGCAAGTTTTCCGCATCCGGGGTATCACGCCGCCTGGAAAACCCACGAAAAAACCAAGAGTGGTTAATGAATTACCGTTCTTCCGTCCGTTGCATCCCTTCGAGCTTCCGTTCAGATATGCACAATCGCATTCCCAAAACGGGACAGTATGCAGGATTCATATTCATGAACAGGAAGGTTTGTTGATGAATACACCGCTCTGCGTCACACCCGTTCAGCCCTTTTCCCACCTAACGCTTAATGTAAGAATAAACGAAAGGATTGGCTTTCTCTTAAGAATTCGTAAACCCGATGTCAGGTATCTTATCCACGGATACGGTCCGATCTATTCACCAACGCTAACCCCACACTCGACTCCATGACTAACACCGCCCCGGGGGATTCCCCTTCACACGAATCCAAACCCAACACCGCCGTCAAGCTCAGCTGGCTGGAAAAGTCCGGATACGCCGCTGGCGATTTCGGCTCCTGTCTCTACTTCGGGGTGTTCATGAGCTTCCTGAGCTACTTCTACACCGATGTGTTCGGGATTACCGCCGCCGCAGTTGGCACCATGGTTTTTGTGACGCGAACCTGGGACTGGATCAACGACCCCATCATGGGCATGCTCGCGGACCGCACCAAAACCCGCATGGGCAAGTTTCGCCCCTGGCTGATCTGGGTGCTTCCGTTCTGGATTCTGCTCGGTGTGCTCACGTTCACGACTTTTGATTTCACGCCAATGGGCAAGATCATCTACGCCTACGTCACCTATACACTGCTGACCATGGCCTACACCGCGATCAATGTGCCCTACTCCGCCCTGATGGGGGTGATGACTTCGCGTTCGGATCAGCGCACCGTGCTTTCTTCGGTGCGTTTCATTGGTGCCTTTGCGGGGACTTCAGTGGTCAACGCCACCATGCTCGGTCTGGTCGCGTTTCTTGGCCGGGGCAATGACCAACTCGGATTCTCCCTCACCATGATGGTGTATGCCTTCCTCTCTGCTTCGGCATTCGTGTTCACCTTCCTCACGGCAAAGGAACGCGTGCAGCCCCCAGCGGGTCAGCGCACCACCGTCCTCAAGGACCTTTCTGCAGCTGCCAAGAACGGTCCCTGGATCGCAGTGATGTTCATCAGCATCATGACGATCATGTGGATCGCGATTCGCGGCGGAGCCACCATCCACTACTTCAAATACGTCTCGGGCAGTGAGCACTGGGGCAGTCTCTTTCTCACTGTTAGCACGGTCGTGCAGATTTTTGGGGTGATGATGACCAAGCAGTTTACCATCTGGTTTGGAGGAAAGAAGAACACGTACATCGCCCTCAACATCATCAATGCCATTTTCCTCGCCCTGTTCTACTTCATCAGTCCCACCAATATTCCACTGATCATGGTACACCAGGCCATCAGTTCATTCATGACCGCACCGCTGATGCCGCTGTTCTGGTCCATGATCGCGGATACCGCTGACTACGGTCAGTGGAAACTCGGACAGCGCTCAACCGGACTGATCTTTTCCACTGGCACCTTCGCCAACAAAATCGGCTGGTCCATCGGTCCCGCGATTTCACTGTGGCTGCTGAGTTTCTTTGGCTTTGTTGCCAACGTTGAGCAGAGTCCGGACACGCTTCAGGGTCTGCGCCTGATCATGAGTCTGATCCCTGCTGGCGTTGCCATGCTCGCCGCCGGAGTCGTCCTGTTCTACAAGATTGACGCCAAGACGGAGAAAGAAATGGAAGCCGCCATGGCCACACTGCAGAGCAAGGAATAATCCATCCGCCCCAAGGCGAACGCTTGCATCCTGCAACGCCACTTGGCCATCGGCCCAGTGGCGTTGTGCGTTGTGGGAACCGGCACAGGCTGCAGCTACGGCAGGCTCACATCCCACACCCGCGAGTAGCGGGACTGACCCGCTGGTCCCTCTACCGTGAGCACCACCACATAGTGCCCCGCTTCTTCATAGGTATGAACGGGATGCTGCTCGGTGGAACTTGCACCATCCCCAAAATCCCAGTGCCAGTGATCCACGCTCCCTGCGCTTTCATCCCGAAACGCCACAAGGCGACGCTCCACATCCACCACCTGGTGCGTCCAGTAGGCCCGGATGCCTTCCGACTGCTGCTCTAGCGGCATCAGCCGAAATCCAACAAGCTCGGCAGCCTTGCCATACATCGTGTGGGCACGGGAAAGGTTCCAGAACCCGTTGTTGCGCGGACTCTCCACATCGTCGTAGTCGATGATCGCCCAGCTCAGGCCGATCAAATTCCCCTCCACCAGCTGCGTCAGCTCCGAATGCGTCGGGCCGTCCTTGCTCGCATGATCAAACAGGGTCACAAAAAACTCCATTCGCAACACGCCGCCCTCGCCCGGTTCAAAATCATAGTCGTAGGCAATGTTCGCGTATGGCAATTCCTTCAACCACTGTTGCGGCCCCCAGAGCATGGCCCAGCTCTTTTCGCGTGCAGGTGTGAAGATGTGGTAGTTCTGCGCATGTTCACCCTGCCTGCGCTGGAAGTAATCCTGTTCGCTCACTTCATCCGCGTTCTCCCGGAAACGGCTGACAAAGGGTTCCCCCGAGAGATCCCCGTCCACCACAATCTCAAAGGTGTCGTTTTTCAGTCCTGGCAGCGAAAAATCCCAGTAATCATCGTAGGCCTCATAGTAGAAATAGAGTCGGCTCATTCCCTTTACCCAAGCCACTTTTACCGTGACATCCAGCGATTCGGGCTGAATCGTTTCATGTTTGCCCAGCGAATCCCACAGCTGTTCCGTTCCGACTCCATACAAGTCCGGCACGCTCTCCCAATCCTCGAAGCTTCCGTCAATGCGCGGAATCGCATCGCTGGGAAACTGGTAAATCTTAAACTCGGTTTCAGGTCGCTCGAGCGCAGTCAGGCTGCAAACCCCAGCCCATCCGACCATCAGGGCCATGACCAGGCGGCGCGTGAGCACTTGTGGCATCCGTCTTGCATTCAGATGCCGGGAAGGACAAAGATTGTGGCAGGCCATGGTCAGTGCGTCGTTTCCGAAAGCTGGTAGATTTCGATCTGATCGACCTCAATGCGGCTGAGCACCGTGCGAAATGCAAACCACCCCTTGTCGAGGAATGCAGGGTCGTTGTACTCAAACAACAGCTCACCATCCCGGAAGTAGGCGGCCTTTCCATCCGCTGCAATCAGTTCAATCGTGTAGGTGCGGTCGGGTTCAATCATGAACGCAGGATCCGACAGATCGTGCTCTGGCAGCAGTGGACGCTTGCCTCCGCCTTCATAACGGCGAAAGCGGGTGGTCTCATTGTAGTTGCCGCCCATGCCCACATAGTAGGTCTGCAGGATGTCATAACTGGCAAAACTGCCGTCGCGCTGATGCCCTTCATAGAAGTGATCCTGCAGATGCCCCGGTTCACTCGCCATCCAGAAACAGTTGATGTCCGAAACACGCGCTTTGGAGGAGGCACGGATCTGATAGCGGATGCGTACCGGTGCCTCCAACACTTCGCGATACCACACACTGCAACCTGCCTGGTCTTCGATCACCAGTTTTCCCTGTTCCAGGAACACGCGGCCTCCCGGCTGCTGTTCCACGACCCAGGCGTCAAGATTCGTCTCAAAGGTATCCTTGAAAATCAGTTTCATTTGCGATTCTTCTTCAGGGTTTGGGGATTTTGAACAGGAGCTGAGCATGCACACGACCCAAGCACTCAACAGCACGCAACACCCACGAAAATGGCTAGCATTCATACAGTCAGAAGCTAAAGAGTTTGGCCCATGCTTTCCACCGAAAGAGGATATGACAGTCAGAAGCTGCGCGTTGCAGGTGATCACTCCGGCAGCGCACCATACTCGACTCTGGCCCTATAAACCTCCATACCCCATCCATTGTATTCATGACACATTCCACCCAACCCGTTGTTGCTCCCGGTGAATTCACCTTTGCCGTTGCACTGCTCGAACACGGCCACATTTACATGCAGACCGAAGGGCTGCTGCAGGCTGGTGGCACCCTCAAATGGGTGTATGACACCGATGCCACGCGTCTCAAACAGTTTGTGGAAAAATACCGCCACACGGGCGTCCAGGCCGTCGATTCGCTCGACCGCATTCTCGACGATCCCGACATCCAGCTGGTCGCAGCCGCGGCAATCCCCAGCGAGCGTGGTCCCATCGGTTGCCGCGTGATGCAGGCGGGCAAAGATTATTTCACCGACAAATGTCCTTTCACCACCTTGCAGCAGCTTGAGGACGCACGTCGCGTCGTCCGGGAGTCTGGACGCAAATACTCCGTCTTCTACAGCGAGCGCCTGCATGTGGAGAGCGCATACGTCGCTGATGAGCTGATCCGTGGCGGTGCCATCGGGGAGGTCGTGCACATCGCCATCATGGGACCCCACCGCCTCGGACAGGGTCCACGACCCGCATGGTTCTACGATAAACAGCGCTATGGCGGCATCCTCACCGACATCTGTTCCCACCAGGTCGATCAATTTCTCCACTACACGCGCTCCACGAGCGGCACGGTGGAACATGCCCGGGTCGAAAACTTCGCCCATCCGAATACACCCGATTTGGAGGACTTCGGAGAAGCCGTCTTTCGGCTCAGCAGCGGAGCCTCGTGTCACTCGCGGGTGGATTGGTTCACCCCGGATGGTCTGCGCACCTGGGGTGACGGACGCATGTTTGCCATCGGAACCCAGGGCTACCTCGAAATCCGCAAATACATCGACGTCGCAACCTCCACCGAAACCGACCGCATCTATCTCGTCGATCAACAAAAGGAGCAGCGCATTGACTGTCTCGGCAAAACCGGATTCCCCTACTACGGTCAACTCATTCTCGACTGCCTCAACCGCACCGAAAATGCCATGACCCAGGATCACGCCTTCCTGGCCGCCGAGCTCTCCCTCAAGGCTCAGGCACTCGCCGACAAAAAGCGCAACAACGCTTGAGTATTCTTTAACATTTGACGAAAACCGGAAGACAAACAGGCCAACTCCAAGTTCTGAATTGATCATATCGGCTCTGTCGAAAAGATTTGGAGTTGCCCATCATTTCTCATCTTGAACTTCCTGTTGCAATGTGCGCTTCCTTGAAACCCAGTTTGTCGAATGCAACACCATGCCGCTGTGCAAATCGCCCTCGTTCCCATCTTTTCGCAATAACCCGTTGGATACGCCGAACCTGCCATTGGGCATGCATGGGTTCTGGAGTCGTTGCTGCCTCATTGCCATTGGCGGGTCGGGAGCTGACGCGGGTTTGGCAGAGCGAAGCATTGATGGACAAACCCGAGTCCGCACTTTTCTGCGCCGATAGTGAACGTGTATTTGTTTCCAATATCAGTGGCGATTATTTTGCCCTCGATGGTACTGGGTTCATCAGCACTGTCGCACTGGATGGTTCGATCCTCCAGCTGCACTGGTTTTTCGGAGGATTAAACAACCCGCAAGGACTTGCGCTGCACGAGGGATTGCTTTACGTGGCCGATCTCACGCGGGTGATCTGCATCAATACCCAGGACGGGTCGCTGGAACGCATCATCGCGATTGAGGGTTCCGAATTCATCAATGACCTCAGCGCGGACGCTAACGGAGACATTTACGCTTCTGACTGCAAGCGCAACCGCATTTACCGCATTCGTGAAGGTGTGCCCACGCTCTGGCTTGAAGCGGATGCAATGAATGGAATCAACGGCATCCTTTGTGAAGAAAGCCGCTTGCTCTTTATCAATTTCACAGATGGCCGCCTATACGCAGTGAACAAAGCAACCCAGGAAATCAGCATGTTGTGCGAAGGCATCGCCAATGGAGATGGCATCACTTCGGATGGTGCGCAGGGTTATTTTGTATCGGGAGCGTGGCAGGGTGAGGTGTTTCACATCAATGCAAGTGGACAGAAACAACTTGTGCTCGATCTCGGTACCGAGGGTCACATCGCCGCTGACCTCACTTATCTGTCCGAATCACAGCTCCTGCTCATCCCTACACTTTATCAAAGTTTGCTCGCCTACCGCTGGCAGTAGGAGGGCGCAGCAAAGCATCAAACGGATTTACCATTAAATGGACTCACCGCATGCCTCGGCAGGCCCACAAATGGGTGCGAGCAATCACCTGAAACGCGCCCTGATTTAGCAACATTGTCGTTCAGCCCCGTAGGGCTTCCGTTCATCGGAAGCCGCCAGTGCGACAAACTGCAACGCAGGCGCGTGCTGGAAGCTCCCGCTACAATACCCCTCCCACCCGAAGGACTCATACCCTTTTGGCTTATACAACTGAATCCTATAACACCGGCTGCCGAATGTCTCCACAACCGTAGCCGGATTCGGGAGAATTCGGGCCGTCGTTGCAGTTCAAGATTCCAAAATTGTGAACCATCGAAACCATTTTACATTTCCCTGAGCAAGGAACGCTCCCAAGCTTCGCTCATGTCTTGAGGCAGATCCAGTGTTCCCGAGTTTTGAACCCACAAGAACAGGGAAAAATCTTTATTTTTTGCGTCTGACCCCCTCGGATTTCCTCACCTGTTTCATCGCTTTCGACTCCATCCCCTAAAGCTCAGAGTCGTCCGGGAGCAGGTTCTGGAGCTGGTCGCGAGAGACAAAATCCCGAAACGCAAAGAACGCTGGGAACCCCGTGTGAGGAAACACCGAAACCGTGGGAAAACATGGATGACTCGCCCACGACAGGCCTACAAAACGGAGCGTGAAATCAATCTGAAAAACGCCTTAAGTTAGCGACGTTGCGAGTTGTATGGGCCGCCTGGTTGTGTATTCTTATTTCTATTCCTTTTTGAGCTAAAGTGGCCAAGACACTCTCTACGTCTTCTTTCTTTTTCATGCCTACACTGGAGACTAGCTGATTGGCTTGATTCTTGAAGTTCAGGATGAGGTAGTCATTGGAATCGCTGAATCCAAGTGCTTCACATTCGGATAAATCTGAATATCTCCACAATTGGTTATTCAAACCGTTCTGCCTGAGAAGTGCTACTTTGGATACGCTGATGAATGATGGAGCCAGATAGTGTAGCCATCTAACGCCTGACGTAAGAAAAAAGGCGATCCCAGCAGCCAGGATGACTCCTGCGAATGGACCGATTCCATATTCTTCGTTTCCTCTTTTTGATGTAAACCAGAGAAACGCGAAAAGACCGAAATACAGAAGAGTGTAGGGTAGCTGCTTGAGCATCATCGTTCTCTCAGGAGGTCGGAATGCTCTCCTGAATGACGATGGCTCGATCCATTTGTGGTGGGGCTTCAGTTTTTCGAGCATCTTCGTTTCTTACACAACGTCGAAGTCCTCTCACACCTGCCCGAGGGCGGGGCTTCGACTGCGGGTTGAGGGTGGAATGGTCATGGCGGATTGAACTCGCGGCGGAGCAGGTGTTGAGAGCGACGACTTGTTATCCCCTCTTTAGCCAGTCGGGGAGCCATTTGAATACGCTGTTCTCATTGTTCTTGAGCCACACAAGCCATTTCTCCTGATAGAACTCAATCTTCGGGTAGATGTCGAGATACTCGCTTCCAGTGAAGGTCTCTCCTCTTCTTTCGACGGGAAGAATTGCAATATTCTCGATGGGCTTGTTCCCATCAGCCACCCCCAATTCCCAAGGAACCCATTTTGAGTTCTTCGAGTTCTCGGTCACAAGAACGAGAAATCTGGGATACTCCTGAATCTTTGCCTTGAGCTTCTCTGCCGTCTCCGCGGATATCTCCTTTGGCATCGTTTCGTCCAACCAATCCACGTAGACGTCTACACCCTGAGATTTCAGAAAGCCAACAGCAGCGAGAACCAAATCTCTATCACCATGAGAGTGGGAAAGAAAAATTCCAGTCGCTCGCGATGCCCGAGCTTCGGATAGAATCCGAGAATTCGCCGCTTTTATTGTCGAGGCAGACTCCTCGTATTTGCGAAGCGTCGATTCTGAAAGCCAAACTGCCATAACATCAGAGGTTGGGAAGTGCGAACATCACCACGAGAGTTATCAGAATCATAAACGGATAGAAAACCAGCAATGTCTTTGAGAAAACTCCGCTCAGCCAAGTAGCGTCACCGCAATCAAACTTTGAGGCATCCAAGTTAAAGTCCACCGCTTCCGGATCAACTGCCGATGCCTCTGCATATAGCTTTCGGTATCGTCGTTCAGTCGCGATGAAAAATCCGTCCAGAATCCAAAAGCACGGAATCGCGATGTAGGACACGAGAACATATCGAATCTCAGCATCCTTGGCAGCGAGCGCGTAGAGAGCAGAAACCAAGGTGATCCCCCAACCTTTGATCAAGAAAGAGTTGGATGCCATTCGGGTGATTATGGCTTGGATAAATTCGAGGTGTTTTAATTTTGCGTCCATTGGTCTTAATACCTGCTCCTAATTGCAAGCGCCTCGTCAATGATTGCAGTGACGTTGTCTGCAATCCACCGATAAACCGATTTGCTGTCATATCCCGGCGGATCGTAGGCTCTCACGATCTGATCAAACTGCTGATTGGATAGAGTAAATCCACTAAATGGATTCGCCCCCTTGGTCGCAGGCCGCTGATGGCGATCTAAGAGCTTATGAATATGAATCCCCGCTACGCCTTTACCGGCCTTCCAACTCTCGGTGATCTCGTAATTGATCCACTTTCGGCCTGCTGTCTGAGCTCCGATAAGAACCAGCGTGCACGACCTGCCCTTCATTTGTGTCTGGATCCACCGTTGAATCGCTGCATCTCCTGCTTTCGTGACGGTTTCCCAATCATTGTCGTGCGCCGCCTTGTTGCCATCAAGACTTCCGATGTTGCGAATCTGGGATACGCGCCAATTGTCGGGAACGTAGTG of the Puniceicoccaceae bacterium genome contains:
- a CDS encoding TIR domain-containing protein — its product is MARHVFYSFHYVPDNWRVSQIRNIGSLDGNKAAHDNDWETVTKAGDAAIQRWIQTQMKGRSCTLVLIGAQTAGRKWINYEITESWKAGKGVAGIHIHKLLDRHQRPATKGANPFSGFTLSNQQFDQIVRAYDPPGYDSKSVYRWIADNVTAIIDEALAIRSRY
- a CDS encoding toll/interleukin-1 receptor domain-containing protein; translated protein: MAVWLSESTLRKYEESASTIKAANSRILSEARASRATGIFLSHSHGDRDLVLAAVGFLKSQGVDVYVDWLDETMPKEISAETAEKLKAKIQEYPRFLVLVTENSKNSKWVPWELGVADGNKPIENIAILPVERRGETFTGSEYLDIYPKIEFYQEKWLVWLKNNENSVFKWLPDWLKRG
- a CDS encoding ATP-binding protein; amino-acid sequence: MGSGVVAASLPLAGRELTRVWQSEALMDKPESALFCADSERVFVSNISGDYFALDGTGFISTVALDGSILQLHWFFGGLNNPQGLALHEGLLYVADLTRVICINTQDGSLERIIAIEGSEFINDLSADANGDIYASDCKRNRIYRIREGVPTLWLEADAMNGINGILCEESRLLFINFTDGRLYAVNKATQEISMLCEGIANGDGITSDGAQGYFVSGAWQGEVFHINASGQKQLVLDLGTEGHIAADLTYLSESQLLLIPTLYQSLLAYRWQ
- a CDS encoding Gfo/Idh/MocA family oxidoreductase; this translates as MTHSTQPVVAPGEFTFAVALLEHGHIYMQTEGLLQAGGTLKWVYDTDATRLKQFVEKYRHTGVQAVDSLDRILDDPDIQLVAAAAIPSERGPIGCRVMQAGKDYFTDKCPFTTLQQLEDARRVVRESGRKYSVFYSERLHVESAYVADELIRGGAIGEVVHIAIMGPHRLGQGPRPAWFYDKQRYGGILTDICSHQVDQFLHYTRSTSGTVEHARVENFAHPNTPDLEDFGEAVFRLSSGASCHSRVDWFTPDGLRTWGDGRMFAIGTQGYLEIRKYIDVATSTETDRIYLVDQQKEQRIDCLGKTGFPYYGQLILDCLNRTENAMTQDHAFLAAELSLKAQALADKKRNNA